Proteins from a genomic interval of Zingiber officinale cultivar Zhangliang chromosome 1B, Zo_v1.1, whole genome shotgun sequence:
- the LOC122043646 gene encoding uncharacterized protein LOC122043646 produces the protein MFEINNAQLKLYAEAFEKLKANFKEVVIQKIPRSENQTADELARLVNSLSSLTIEHPIEQVSLVAHIDKTEGITLSSEWRTMLIEFLQVGVTLVDQEEACLLKKRARQFTLVEDQLYKRVFSRALLKCVGPEDAEYILKEVHQGSCGDHPGNHSMARKNIICRFGNPRLLVSDNGRQFTGQKLRELCEGYAIQQVFTSAAYSQSNGQAKVANRKILKGLRAWLNHTGGSWVDEPPSVLWALRMTPKEGTGVTPFHLVYDGEAVVPTEVGVESDRVRFYDEGNVGRRFMELDLVDETWAKAVIS, from the exons ATGTTCGAGATAAACAATGCTCAACTCAAGCTCTACgcggaagcctttgagaagctgaaGGCCAACTTTAAGGAGgtcgtcatacagaagatcccccgatcggagaaccaaaCAGCAGATGAGTTGGCAAGATTAGTCAACTCCTTATCGTCGCTCACCATAGAGCATCCGATCGAGCAAGTCTCATTAGTGGCGCATATCGATAAGACAGAAGGGATAACCCTCTCGAGTGAGTGGAGGACGATGCTGATAGAGTTCCTCCAAGTGGGAGTCACACTGGTCGATCAGGAGGAAGCCTGTCTACTGAAAAAGAGAGCCAGACAATTCACCCTTGTTGAAGATCAGTTGTATAAAAGAGTCTTCTCCAGGGCCCTACTTAAATGCGTCGGACCcgaagatgccgagtacatctTAAAGGAAGTACATCAGGGCTCTTGTGGAGATCACCCAGGCAATCACTCGATGGCCCGGAAG AACATCATATGTCGGTTTGGCAACCCACGCCTGCTCGTATCAGATAATGGGAGACAATTCACCGGTCAGAAACTTAGAGAGTTGTGCGAGGGCTATGCCATCCAACAGGTCTTCACCTCTGCAGCCTACTCCCAGAGCAATGGGCAAGCGAAAGTCGCCAATAGGAAAATCCTCAAAGGGCTACGGGCTTGGCTCAACCACACCGGAGGCAGTTGGGTTGATGAGCCCCCCAGTGTGTTGTGGGCCCTTCGTATGACCCCGAAGGAGGGGACCGGTGTAACTCCTTTCCACTTAGTATACGATGGTGAAGCAGTCGTCCCTACAGAGGTTGGAGTGGAATCCGATCGGGTGCGGTTCTACGATGAAGGAAATGTTGGACGGAGATTCATGGAGCTCGACTTAGTGGACGAGACGTGGGCTAAAGCAGTCATCAGCTaa